One region of Candidatus Uhrbacteria bacterium CG10_big_fil_rev_8_21_14_0_10_50_16 genomic DNA includes:
- a CDS encoding 30S ribosomal protein S19 produces MSRSLKKGPAIDERLLAKVGKLKVGDKTAVKTWSRWAVITPAMVGFTFGVHNGKQHVPVSVVENMVGHRLGEFSPTRKFVKHAGKSAK; encoded by the coding sequence ATGTCTCGAAGTCTGAAAAAAGGACCTGCTATCGACGAGCGCCTTCTTGCGAAGGTTGGCAAGCTTAAGGTGGGAGACAAAACGGCGGTTAAAACCTGGTCTCGTTGGGCGGTTATAACGCCGGCGATGGTAGGATTTACGTTCGGTGTACATAACGGCAAGCAACATGTTCCTGTGTCAGTTGTTGAGAACATGGTTGGTCACCGTTTGGGTGAATTTTCGCCAACGCGAAAGTTTGTTAAGCATGCTGGTAAGTCAGCTAAATAA
- a CDS encoding 50S ribosomal protein L23: MAILKRTKDVKVEEAKNEKEVVATAPVKKAAKAPKATADKKTKKTQESGDAYRVLVRPLVTEKSARLASEGVYTFQVAKGVDKIYVRQAVKALYNVDPVRVNILNQRGKEVRVGRVTGSRNHWRKAYVFMGKGQHLDVYEGV; the protein is encoded by the coding sequence ATGGCAATTCTCAAACGAACAAAAGACGTGAAAGTCGAGGAAGCAAAGAACGAGAAAGAGGTCGTTGCAACCGCTCCCGTAAAGAAAGCTGCAAAAGCTCCAAAGGCAACGGCAGACAAGAAGACTAAAAAAACACAGGAGTCAGGTGATGCGTACCGTGTGCTCGTACGACCACTTGTAACAGAAAAATCTGCGCGTTTGGCTTCCGAGGGTGTTTACACCTTCCAGGTTGCAAAGGGCGTTGATAAAATCTATGTACGACAGGCCGTGAAGGCGCTTTACAACGTAGATCCTGTGCGAGTGAACATTTTGAATCAACGTGGAAAAGAGGTTCGCGTCGGAAGAGTGACGGGATCTCGCAACCACTGGCGCAAGGCCTATGTCTTTATGGGCAAGGGTCAGCACCTAGATGTCTACGAAGGCGTGTAA
- a CDS encoding 50S ribosomal protein L2, protein MPIKRYNPTTPGRRKSSVQTFDDVTATSPLKSLTRPRKQNSGRSGGKITVRHRGGGAKRKIRVIDFKREKFDIPGTVATIEYDPNRNARIALVHYADGEKLYILAGHGMHVGQAIISSKKKGPMQPGNRYPLELIPEGMNVYNIELQPGKGGQVVRGAGTTAMFMGVDGDNAQVRLPSGEVRLVLRRNMATIGQVSNIDYRLIRWGKAGRMRHRGFRPTVRGKAMNPVDHPHGGGEGAQGIGMKHPKTPQGKPALGVKTRRKQASDKLILQRRNSKKR, encoded by the coding sequence ATGCCAATCAAGCGATACAACCCAACAACGCCGGGACGGCGTAAGTCAAGCGTCCAAACCTTTGACGATGTAACGGCCACAAGCCCGCTCAAGTCATTAACACGACCACGGAAGCAAAATTCCGGACGTAGTGGTGGAAAAATCACTGTGCGTCATCGTGGAGGTGGAGCAAAACGCAAAATTCGCGTTATTGACTTCAAACGAGAGAAATTTGATATTCCAGGAACGGTTGCAACGATCGAGTACGATCCAAACCGCAATGCCCGCATCGCGCTGGTGCATTACGCAGACGGAGAAAAGCTCTATATCCTTGCCGGTCATGGAATGCATGTAGGACAGGCGATCATTTCTTCCAAAAAGAAAGGACCCATGCAACCTGGAAACCGTTACCCATTGGAATTGATTCCTGAGGGAATGAACGTCTACAACATCGAGTTGCAGCCAGGAAAAGGAGGACAGGTGGTGCGAGGAGCTGGAACGACTGCCATGTTTATGGGAGTCGATGGAGATAACGCACAGGTGCGTTTGCCATCTGGTGAGGTACGCCTCGTCTTGCGACGCAACATGGCCACGATTGGTCAGGTGTCCAACATCGACTATCGATTGATCCGATGGGGAAAAGCCGGACGTATGCGTCACCGAGGCTTTCGTCCAACGGTTCGTGGAAAAGCCATGAACCCAGTGGATCACCCACATGGAGGAGGAGAAGGTGCACAGGGTATTGGTATGAAACATCCAAAAACGCCACAAGGAAAACCGGCATTGGGTGTCAAGACACGTCGCAAACAAGCTTCAGATAAGCTTATCTTGCAACGTCGTAACTCAAAGAAACGTTAA
- a CDS encoding 50S ribosomal protein L22, with product MESAKATLRFLKIAPRKVRLVADMVRGVSVDTAIGQLTHSSKAAARPVRKLIESAAANAVHNQKLQRDALMVQTITVDDGPTAKRSMPRAHGRATVLRKRTSHVNVILSEKTTSPEEEVTVPAAKAKTAKAPAKGAAVVKKAPAKSTSKKEA from the coding sequence ATGGAATCAGCAAAAGCAACCCTACGTTTTCTGAAGATTGCTCCACGTAAAGTACGTCTCGTTGCCGACATGGTACGTGGTGTAAGCGTGGATACCGCGATCGGACAGTTGACGCATAGTTCAAAGGCAGCTGCACGACCCGTTCGTAAGCTCATTGAATCTGCAGCCGCAAACGCGGTTCATAATCAGAAGCTACAGCGTGATGCGTTGATGGTACAGACAATCACGGTAGATGATGGACCAACGGCAAAGCGATCGATGCCACGTGCGCATGGACGTGCAACGGTATTGCGAAAGCGTACAAGTCACGTGAATGTGATTCTCTCTGAGAAGACTACTTCTCCGGAGGAAGAAGTCACTGTTCCTGCTGCGAAGGCCAAGACCGCAAAGGCTCCTGCAAAGGGTGCGGCGGTTGTCAAAAAAGCTCCTGCCAAGAGCACGTCAAAAAAGGAAGCCTAA